One Edaphobacter flagellatus genomic region harbors:
- a CDS encoding M20/M25/M40 family metallo-hydrolase, with product MPVDPIQLTRQLVDIQSTTYHEGQAGAFLHEYLTGQRYNVERMAVPQPDHALTPGAGDGERFNVYASMPGITPDVVLSTHMDTVPPYFGCREDDEFLYGRGTCDAKGIIAAQVAAADRLRDAGVNVGLLFVVGEERDSAGAIVANQNPRGSKFLINGEPTDNRLALASKGALRVELRAKGKMAHSAYPELGDSAIDKLVEALHDVLAMPLPVEPEIGPSTLNIGLIEGGRAPNVIADKAEAHILIRLVGPSEEVRQSILKAVAGRADVSFSLDLPFVRMRKVGDLPTMVAKFTTDIPSLTAWGEPFLLGPGSIHVAHTPDEKISKKELLEAVDLYYNLAASLVG from the coding sequence ATGCCCGTCGATCCAATTCAGCTCACCCGGCAACTCGTCGATATCCAATCCACCACATATCACGAGGGGCAAGCGGGAGCCTTCCTGCACGAGTACCTTACAGGCCAGCGCTACAACGTCGAGCGCATGGCCGTGCCTCAGCCCGATCACGCACTCACTCCCGGAGCAGGTGACGGCGAGCGCTTCAACGTCTACGCATCCATGCCAGGCATCACGCCGGACGTTGTTCTCTCCACGCACATGGACACCGTACCGCCCTACTTCGGCTGCCGCGAAGACGACGAGTTCCTCTACGGACGCGGCACCTGTGACGCCAAAGGCATCATCGCTGCTCAGGTCGCTGCTGCCGACCGTCTGCGCGATGCCGGCGTAAACGTCGGTCTCCTCTTCGTCGTAGGCGAAGAGCGCGACTCTGCAGGCGCCATCGTAGCGAATCAGAATCCACGCGGCTCGAAGTTCCTCATTAATGGCGAACCCACCGACAATCGCCTGGCTCTTGCCTCCAAAGGTGCTCTGCGCGTCGAGCTGCGAGCAAAAGGGAAGATGGCGCACTCGGCCTATCCCGAGCTCGGCGACTCAGCCATCGACAAACTCGTCGAGGCGCTCCACGATGTGCTTGCCATGCCGCTGCCTGTCGAGCCGGAGATCGGTCCATCGACGCTGAACATCGGCCTGATCGAAGGCGGTCGCGCCCCCAACGTAATCGCCGACAAAGCGGAGGCACATATCCTCATTCGCCTCGTCGGCCCCTCCGAAGAGGTCAGGCAGAGCATACTCAAAGCAGTTGCCGGACGCGCAGATGTCAGCTTCTCGCTTGATCTGCCCTTTGTCCGCATGCGCAAGGTCGGCGATCTGCCGACGATGGTCGCAAAGTTCACCACAGACATTCCGTCGCTCACAGCCTGGGGAGAACCCTTTTTGCTTGGCCCCGGCTCCATCCATGTCGCTCATACGCCGGACGAAAAGATCTCGAAGAAGGAACTCCTCGAAGCGGTCGATCTTTACTACAACCTCGCTGCCAGCCTCGTGGGCTAG
- a CDS encoding alpha/beta fold hydrolase, which yields MEYIEDGFVIVNGVRLHYRKAGHGPPLLLLHGLVGSAHNWRKNISYLARQATVYAIDLPNMGESDRIQGLDASLESIADRVVSCMDALDLKVVDIAGHSHGGAVTMMLAARYPNRVRRMILFAPANPYCNLGHPLIGFYQTPVGIWLAKQVPWLPRLIKSTAVGRMYGDPTRVTNEAVDGYTAGLRIPGTIDHILNIVRGWHASMARLRPALGVLAEKPILLIWGDRDRAVGLSSAAELQRTFMRSKLIVLPGVGHIPFEEMPEPCNRAMMDWLSSPLPSASAAA from the coding sequence ATGGAGTACATCGAAGACGGGTTCGTCATCGTCAATGGCGTGAGGTTGCACTACCGGAAGGCAGGGCATGGCCCGCCTCTGCTTCTGCTCCACGGACTGGTCGGTTCGGCCCATAACTGGAGAAAGAACATCTCCTATCTTGCTCGCCAGGCAACTGTTTATGCCATCGATCTACCCAACATGGGTGAATCGGATCGCATCCAGGGATTGGATGCCAGCCTTGAATCCATTGCTGATCGCGTTGTCTCCTGTATGGACGCGCTGGACTTGAAAGTAGTTGACATTGCCGGCCACTCCCACGGGGGAGCCGTCACGATGATGCTGGCTGCGCGGTACCCAAACCGTGTACGCCGCATGATTCTATTCGCGCCAGCCAATCCTTATTGCAATCTCGGCCATCCGCTGATCGGCTTTTATCAGACACCCGTTGGCATCTGGCTGGCAAAACAGGTGCCGTGGCTTCCCAGGCTGATTAAGTCCACGGCGGTCGGTCGCATGTATGGCGATCCAACCCGTGTTACGAACGAAGCCGTCGACGGCTACACGGCTGGTTTGCGCATTCCGGGAACAATTGACCATATTCTGAATATCGTCCGCGGCTGGCACGCAAGTATGGCACGTCTTCGCCCGGCGTTAGGTGTGCTTGCTGAAAAGCCCATCCTGCTGATCTGGGGAGACCGCGACCGCGCTGTTGGCCTTTCTTCAGCAGCCGAGTTGCAGCGCACCTTCATGCGGTCCAAGCTGATCGTGCTTCCGGGTGTGGGCCACATCCCCTTCGAAGAGATGCCCGAGCCCTGCAACCGCGCGATGATGGACTGGCTCTCCAGCCCGCTACCTTCCGCTTCGGCGGCAGCTTAA
- a CDS encoding MBL fold metallo-hydrolase — protein sequence MMRRTALIALLLVGTAWSQTPSKTQVIMLGTGTPYPDPDRSGPAVEIVVNGTPYLVDCGPGVVRRASAARSKVPAAAPRNIHTLFLTHLHSDHTAGLPDIMFTPSVVGRRGAMEIYGPKGTADMVSLVHQAWAKDIDVRLHGLEQGHADAYVYHTHEVKQGVVYKDENVTVTAFPVKHGSWDESFGYRFDTPDRSIVISGDTRPSASVVAACHGCDLLLHEVYPQAGLLTQAAGDREYHRQFHTSTAELAKIAAEAQPKTLVLYHVLFWGVTPAGVLDEMRQAGYTGKAIVANDLDIY from the coding sequence ATGATGCGCCGCACAGCCCTCATCGCCCTGCTGCTTGTTGGCACAGCATGGTCGCAAACGCCATCGAAGACGCAGGTCATCATGCTTGGCACGGGAACGCCATATCCTGATCCTGATCGTTCAGGACCAGCCGTTGAAATTGTCGTCAATGGAACGCCGTATCTGGTGGACTGCGGTCCGGGCGTCGTTCGCAGGGCATCCGCTGCGCGCAGCAAAGTTCCCGCTGCTGCACCACGCAACATCCACACGCTTTTTCTCACGCACCTGCACTCTGATCACACCGCAGGCCTGCCCGACATCATGTTCACGCCGTCCGTCGTCGGCCGTCGCGGAGCGATGGAGATTTACGGGCCAAAGGGAACAGCGGATATGGTCTCACTCGTCCACCAGGCCTGGGCAAAAGATATCGATGTCCGTCTTCATGGCCTCGAACAGGGACATGCCGATGCCTACGTCTACCACACGCACGAAGTGAAGCAAGGAGTCGTCTACAAAGACGAAAACGTCACGGTTACGGCCTTCCCGGTAAAACACGGATCGTGGGATGAAAGCTTCGGCTATCGCTTCGATACGCCCGATCGCTCCATCGTCATCTCTGGCGACACGCGCCCCTCTGCCTCGGTCGTTGCAGCCTGCCACGGTTGCGATCTGCTGCTGCACGAGGTCTACCCGCAGGCAGGCTTACTGACACAGGCAGCCGGTGATCGCGAGTACCACCGCCAGTTCCACACCTCAACCGCAGAACTCGCAAAAATCGCGGCAGAAGCGCAACCCAAAACACTCGTTCTCTACCATGTGCTCTTTTGGGGAGTCACCCCGGCGGGCGTTCTCGACGAAATGAGACAGGCGGGATATACCGGAAAAGCAATCGTCGCCAACGATCTCGATATCTACTAG
- a CDS encoding ATP-binding protein yields the protein MKNAAQTRILAVALAVVTLGACVLALLNLTRENGFEVPTDGVTWVEGSGGLVARHVPAASPGERAGIRTGDVLVGINERPVERTAPFVREIFHTGIWGHATYSILRPAHAADLTNAAKLDIQVILEPTDRSINQGLRFIALVYLCIGIYVLFRRWTAPKSTHFYIFCLVSFVLYSFKYTTEFDTFDWIIYWGNVAAAALQPALFLHFAVNFSDDESQARKLGRRILAAALYLPGLFLIGLQLWAIEYWSATEVLRHKLDQLSVGYLAVYYVIAAAVFQFKYRHTKSALERQQLKWLTRGTMLAITPFTLLYAIPYLADITVPGLLTKLAGLSLVFLPLTFSWAIVRFRLMDVDLIFKRGVSYTLATAAIVGLYFGAIALTADMARQRIPLGSLRTWGFAAAIIVTGLVFDPLKRTIQARVDRMFDHKKLDYRETLVDFGRGLNSQTDLRALLNSIVERLPQTLLVTRVAVFLAVETDGQQRIYPEFHLATSHGLTNMLPSELKALDLGFLDFDRPAANNHLFLENPQQVLRLPESQRLTAARLDLNYYLPCRVASREGYGTRTVAVIGFGRTNDGDFLTSEDMEVLESLAGYIGIAIQNAQLYRRLEQKISDFERLKEFNENIVESINIGIFAVDLDDRVESWNAQMEVMLAKPRVEALRQPLSSLFPADFVTRFNEVRDEQGTHTLYKFRLALPSGESRIANIAIAPLVTRDFIVIGRIIIVDDITDRLQMEAQLTQSEKLSSIGLLAAGVAHEVNTPLAVISSYAQMLSKHMRDDERLAPVLEKITQQTFRASEIVNGLLNFSRTSGSEFTSVDLNELLRDTLVLLEHQLKTAQIRVETNFDSALPSIHGNRGKLQQVILNLMLNAKDAMFGIPSASLRVATFRSGGRVLVRIQDTGAGIEREHLHRIYDPFFTTKTKPQEGGHKGTGLGLAVSYGIIQEHAGKIHVESEVGVGTAFQLEFPASASRPVTTSVPTEPDRKTIHA from the coding sequence ATGAAGAATGCTGCCCAAACACGCATTCTGGCTGTGGCCCTGGCAGTGGTCACCTTGGGGGCGTGCGTCCTCGCGCTGCTCAATCTGACACGCGAGAATGGATTTGAGGTTCCGACCGATGGCGTGACCTGGGTCGAGGGCTCAGGCGGTCTGGTGGCTCGGCATGTTCCGGCGGCTTCTCCGGGCGAGCGGGCTGGCATACGAACCGGCGATGTGCTGGTGGGTATCAACGAGCGGCCCGTCGAGCGAACGGCCCCCTTTGTGCGGGAAATATTCCATACTGGCATCTGGGGCCACGCAACCTACTCGATTCTTCGCCCAGCCCACGCAGCAGACCTGACGAATGCGGCGAAGCTCGATATTCAGGTCATTCTGGAGCCGACAGACAGGTCGATCAATCAGGGACTGCGTTTTATTGCGCTGGTTTACCTCTGTATTGGTATCTACGTTCTGTTCCGACGCTGGACGGCTCCAAAATCGACTCACTTCTACATCTTCTGCCTGGTCTCCTTCGTGCTTTATTCATTCAAGTACACGACGGAGTTCGATACCTTCGACTGGATTATCTACTGGGGCAATGTAGCGGCAGCAGCTCTGCAGCCGGCGCTGTTCCTGCACTTCGCCGTCAACTTCTCTGACGATGAATCCCAAGCGAGGAAGCTTGGCCGCCGCATCCTGGCTGCGGCGCTGTATCTTCCAGGACTCTTTCTCATCGGTCTTCAGCTGTGGGCCATCGAGTATTGGTCTGCGACTGAGGTGCTGCGCCACAAGCTGGATCAGCTTTCAGTAGGGTATCTGGCTGTCTATTACGTGATTGCAGCAGCCGTCTTCCAGTTCAAATACCGGCACACGAAGAGCGCACTTGAGCGGCAGCAGCTCAAATGGCTTACTCGCGGAACGATGCTGGCGATTACGCCATTCACGTTGCTGTACGCGATCCCCTATCTGGCAGACATTACTGTTCCGGGTTTGCTGACGAAGCTTGCGGGATTGTCGTTGGTCTTCCTTCCCCTGACATTCAGCTGGGCCATTGTGCGCTTCAGGCTGATGGACGTCGACCTGATCTTCAAGCGTGGTGTGAGCTACACGCTTGCGACGGCAGCTATTGTCGGGCTGTACTTCGGGGCTATCGCGCTGACAGCGGATATGGCGCGCCAGCGGATTCCGCTGGGGAGTCTTCGCACGTGGGGTTTTGCTGCAGCCATCATCGTGACGGGCTTGGTCTTCGATCCGCTGAAACGCACTATTCAGGCGCGCGTGGATCGTATGTTCGATCATAAGAAGCTCGACTACCGCGAGACGCTGGTTGATTTTGGACGTGGCCTGAACTCGCAGACCGATCTGCGTGCCCTGCTGAACTCCATCGTGGAGCGGTTGCCGCAGACGCTGCTGGTAACGCGTGTAGCCGTCTTCCTCGCGGTCGAGACCGACGGTCAGCAGCGTATTTATCCGGAATTTCATCTGGCAACCTCGCATGGGCTGACGAACATGCTTCCGTCTGAGCTGAAGGCGCTTGACCTGGGCTTCCTCGACTTTGACCGGCCGGCTGCCAATAATCACCTGTTCCTTGAAAACCCGCAGCAGGTCCTTCGCTTGCCGGAGTCTCAGAGGCTGACGGCTGCGCGGCTCGATCTGAACTACTATCTGCCCTGTCGCGTCGCCAGCCGCGAAGGATACGGAACGCGCACGGTCGCTGTTATTGGTTTTGGACGCACGAATGACGGTGACTTCCTGACCAGCGAAGACATGGAGGTTCTGGAGTCATTGGCCGGCTACATCGGCATTGCTATCCAGAATGCGCAGCTCTATCGCAGGCTGGAGCAGAAGATTTCGGACTTTGAACGCCTGAAGGAGTTCAACGAGAATATCGTCGAGTCGATCAATATCGGCATCTTCGCTGTCGATCTGGACGACCGTGTCGAAAGCTGGAATGCGCAGATGGAGGTTATGCTCGCGAAACCTCGTGTTGAGGCGCTGCGCCAGCCGCTCTCCTCGCTCTTCCCTGCGGATTTTGTTACCCGCTTCAATGAGGTGCGCGACGAACAAGGTACGCACACGCTTTATAAGTTCCGGCTTGCGCTTCCATCGGGCGAATCGAGAATCGCCAATATCGCGATCGCTCCGCTGGTCACGCGGGACTTTATTGTTATCGGCCGCATCATTATCGTCGATGACATCACGGATCGTCTGCAGATGGAGGCACAGCTAACGCAGTCGGAGAAGCTGTCATCGATTGGCCTGCTTGCCGCAGGCGTCGCCCATGAAGTGAACACGCCGCTGGCTGTGATCTCGAGCTATGCACAGATGCTCAGCAAACATATGCGCGACGACGAGCGACTGGCCCCGGTGCTTGAAAAGATTACACAGCAGACCTTCCGTGCTTCAGAGATCGTCAACGGCCTGCTGAACTTTTCGCGTACCAGCGGAAGCGAGTTTACGAGCGTCGATCTGAACGAGCTGCTGCGTGATACTCTGGTACTTCTCGAACATCAGTTGAAGACGGCGCAGATTCGCGTGGAGACGAACTTCGACTCTGCTCTACCGTCGATTCATGGCAATCGCGGCAAGCTGCAGCAGGTGATCCTGAACCTGATGTTGAATGCGAAAGATGCGATGTTCGGTATTCCGAGCGCTTCGTTGCGGGTTGCGACCTTCCGTAGCGGGGGGCGCGTCCTGGTACGCATACAGGACACGGGCGCCGGTATTGAACGCGAGCATCTGCACCGTATCTACGACCCCTTCTTTACGACGAAGACGAAACCGCAGGAGGGCGGACACAAAGGCACTGGCCTGGGCCTTGCCGTCAGCTACGGCATTATTCAGGAGCACGCGGGCAAGATCCACGTTGAAAGCGAAGTTGGCGTCGGTACTGCGTTTCAGCTTGAGTTCCCTGCCTCAGCCAGCCGCCCTGTAACAACGTCGGTCCCAACGGAACCCGACAGGAAGACGATTCATGCCTGA
- a CDS encoding acetyl-CoA carboxylase carboxyltransferase subunit alpha, which produces MADLESRKPTHPASEAVPEAWRKTELARHPQRPYPMDFIEAIFTDFSEIHGDRAFGDDQAMSCGTAWFNGEPVMVIGNLKGRTLKERVARKFGSPDPEGYRKALRAMKIAEKFQRPIFTFIDLAGAYPGIGAEERGQGEAIARNLIEMSRLRVPTIATITGEGGSGGALALALADRVLMLENAIYSVISPEGCASIMWKDANKKQQAAAALKYTAGDVQLMGCVDDVIAEPEGGSQNDPAAAFAVVADRLRHHLADLRRLSTDQLLEERYRKFRNIAQFYTSDSALPAAASGA; this is translated from the coding sequence ATGGCTGATCTCGAATCACGCAAGCCGACGCACCCGGCATCGGAAGCAGTTCCCGAGGCATGGCGCAAAACGGAGCTGGCCCGGCATCCGCAACGCCCTTATCCCATGGACTTCATCGAAGCGATCTTTACCGACTTCAGCGAGATTCACGGCGATCGCGCCTTCGGCGACGATCAGGCCATGTCCTGTGGTACGGCATGGTTCAACGGTGAGCCGGTCATGGTCATCGGCAACCTCAAAGGCCGCACACTCAAGGAACGCGTCGCACGCAAGTTCGGTTCACCCGATCCTGAAGGCTATCGGAAAGCTCTTCGCGCGATGAAGATCGCCGAAAAATTCCAGCGTCCCATCTTCACTTTCATCGATCTTGCCGGCGCTTATCCTGGTATCGGTGCCGAAGAGCGCGGCCAGGGTGAAGCCATCGCTCGCAACCTCATCGAGATGTCGCGCCTACGCGTTCCTACCATTGCCACTATCACCGGTGAAGGTGGCTCAGGTGGAGCCCTTGCGCTCGCGCTGGCCGATCGTGTGCTGATGCTCGAGAACGCCATCTACTCCGTCATCTCGCCCGAAGGTTGCGCCTCCATCATGTGGAAGGACGCCAACAAAAAGCAGCAGGCCGCCGCGGCCCTTAAGTACACGGCCGGAGACGTACAGCTGATGGGGTGCGTCGACGACGTCATCGCAGAGCCGGAGGGCGGCAGCCAGAACGACCCTGCGGCAGCATTCGCCGTTGTCGCCGATCGCCTGCGTCACCACCTCGCCGACCTGCGCAGGCTGTCCACCGACCAGTTGCTCGAGGAGCGCTATCGCAAGTTCCGCAACATCGCGCAGTTTTACACCAGCGATTCCGCATTGCCAGCCGCTGCCTCCGGCGCCTAA
- a CDS encoding alpha/beta hydrolase — protein MTQTTITGRAVVQALEDLRGPAGKLEGILNGGREDALYAALVCHPHPLGGGTMHNKVVYHAMKVFSSLGLPVLRFNYRGVGLSEGEFDHGRGEVADTKAALNWLDAKFRLPILLAGFSFGSFVGLQAGCGDPRVCGLVGLGVPYRAEGRSYTFEFLEHCTQPKLFISGTEDQFGPRDAVGPMLEKAADPKRIVWIEGAEHFFQGTPSSPGPKLSLMQDTLRQWLYETFGLKES, from the coding sequence ATGACACAGACAACGATCACAGGCCGCGCCGTCGTGCAGGCTCTGGAAGATTTAAGAGGACCGGCTGGCAAGCTGGAAGGCATTCTGAATGGCGGGCGCGAAGATGCGCTGTATGCGGCGTTGGTGTGCCATCCCCACCCGCTTGGCGGGGGCACGATGCATAACAAAGTTGTGTATCACGCGATGAAGGTCTTTTCTAGCCTGGGTCTTCCGGTGCTGCGATTTAACTATCGCGGTGTGGGGCTGAGCGAAGGCGAGTTTGACCACGGGCGTGGAGAAGTCGCGGATACCAAGGCAGCGCTGAATTGGCTGGATGCGAAGTTTCGGCTGCCGATTCTGCTGGCGGGATTTTCCTTCGGCTCCTTTGTAGGACTGCAGGCTGGATGCGGGGATCCGAGAGTGTGTGGGCTGGTGGGGCTGGGTGTTCCCTACCGCGCAGAGGGACGAAGTTATACGTTCGAATTTCTGGAGCACTGCACGCAGCCGAAGCTCTTCATCAGCGGGACAGAGGATCAGTTCGGGCCGCGTGATGCTGTGGGGCCGATGCTGGAGAAGGCGGCGGACCCCAAACGTATTGTGTGGATCGAAGGCGCCGAACACTTCTTTCAGGGGACGCCGTCTTCTCCGGGACCGAAGCTTAGCCTGATGCAGGACACGCTACGGCAATGGCTCTATGAGACCTTTGGATTGAAAGAGAGTTAA
- the dnaE gene encoding DNA polymerase III subunit alpha: protein MAAEFTHLHLHTDYSLLDGACDVDKLAAHLSKLGQTAAAMTDHGNIFGAVHFFDAMKKKNIKPILGCELYLSETADHREMSGGYNHFLVLAENEEGYRNLVRLTSEAALHGFYRKPRVSKEFLSKHTKGLIAFSGCLAGELNQHLMANKYDEAKKTAGIFQDMFGKDNFFLEVQDHGLEPDKPVREALYRMEKELGIPLIATNDSHYVANDDSRAHEILLCVQTAGSMNDPNRFKFDTQEFYIKSADEMHELFADNPEVCTRTMQFVDRCNLKLSAVDNPFPEFPVPEGYDLYSYFEQVCRDGLKKRLETNIAHLRANGLLRKSIADYEERLNRELDCIKQMKFPGYFMIVWDFIRYAKEKGIPVGPGRGSAAGSLVAYVMEITDIDPLQNELLFERFLNPERVSMPDIDIDFCMNRRGEVIEYVRSKYGTDQVAQIITFNTMAAKAAIKDVGRALEMPYGEVDRIAKMIPATIGITIDQALADKGPLSQAYEADPKIKELIDTAMRLEGLVRGAGVHAAGVVIAPKPLTELVPVTRTKDEAMVTAYDMKAVEKMGLLKMDFLGLTTLTVIDDCLKLIKQTTGEEIDMAKIPLDDAKTYEQVFHKALTSGVFQFESGGMRDVLRRYKPTTVEDLTALNALYRPGPIQGGMIDDFIERKWGRRAVEYMFPELEPILKETLGVIVYQEQVMQISSAIGGYSLGGADLLRRAMGKKIAEEMAKQRDLFMKGAVEKKFPKDKAGQLFDLMEQFAGYGFNKSHSAAYALLAYHTAWLKTHYPVEFMAALLTSETSKPENVVKYIGECREMNIPVVPPDVQRSDANFTPLITENGKAIGFGLAAIKNVGHNAILSILEARSALREEGRQGFASLWEFCEKVDLSRLNKRVLESLIKAGAMDTFGNRAQTTAALDSAMERAQKAQRDAAAGQHGLFGIFDSDISASGKSADALPNVPEWDEHTRLQNEKEVLGFFVSGHPMDKYREKLRNIKVVDTATAVEMKPEPQVFRRGRDESPQNEIQIAGVITGLKVAKSKRSGELYAQAALEDTTGKIELIAFPQSYEKLAEKLKIEVPVLIRGVLRGEEDSAPKLAISSIQALEDVKIKLPEALRIKVPLHNPDSALLEKLHAILVAAPGKGKLLLDLEEPGEFCAVLEPADVMVAADRLFIDRVEELVGQGSVRVIE, encoded by the coding sequence ATGGCCGCCGAGTTCACCCACCTCCATCTGCATACGGACTACTCCCTACTCGATGGAGCCTGCGACGTCGATAAGCTCGCCGCGCACCTGAGCAAGCTCGGCCAGACCGCCGCGGCCATGACCGACCACGGCAACATCTTCGGCGCCGTTCACTTCTTCGATGCGATGAAGAAGAAGAACATCAAGCCGATCCTCGGCTGCGAGCTGTATCTCTCCGAAACTGCCGACCATCGCGAGATGTCGGGCGGCTACAACCACTTCCTCGTGCTCGCCGAAAACGAAGAGGGCTACCGCAACCTCGTTCGCCTGACCAGCGAGGCCGCGCTGCACGGTTTCTATCGAAAGCCGCGCGTCTCCAAAGAATTTCTGTCGAAACATACAAAGGGACTCATCGCCTTCTCTGGCTGCCTCGCCGGTGAGCTCAACCAGCACCTGATGGCCAATAAGTACGACGAGGCCAAAAAGACCGCCGGCATCTTTCAGGACATGTTCGGCAAGGACAACTTCTTCCTCGAAGTCCAGGATCACGGCCTCGAGCCCGACAAGCCCGTCCGCGAAGCTCTCTACCGCATGGAGAAGGAGCTGGGCATCCCGCTCATCGCGACCAACGATTCGCATTACGTGGCTAACGACGACTCGCGTGCCCACGAAATTCTGCTCTGCGTGCAGACCGCGGGCAGCATGAACGACCCTAATCGCTTCAAGTTCGACACACAGGAGTTCTACATCAAGTCGGCCGACGAGATGCACGAGCTCTTCGCCGACAACCCTGAAGTCTGTACGCGCACGATGCAGTTCGTCGACCGTTGCAACCTCAAGCTCAGCGCCGTCGACAATCCGTTCCCCGAGTTTCCCGTCCCCGAAGGCTACGATCTCTACAGCTACTTCGAACAGGTCTGCCGCGACGGCCTCAAGAAGCGCCTCGAAACCAACATCGCTCACCTCCGCGCCAATGGCCTGCTGCGCAAGTCCATCGCCGACTACGAAGAGCGGCTGAACCGCGAGCTCGATTGCATCAAGCAGATGAAGTTCCCCGGCTACTTCATGATCGTGTGGGACTTCATCCGCTACGCCAAGGAGAAGGGAATCCCCGTCGGCCCGGGCCGTGGCTCGGCCGCAGGCTCGCTCGTGGCCTACGTGATGGAGATTACCGACATCGACCCTCTCCAGAACGAGCTGCTCTTCGAGCGCTTCCTCAACCCGGAGCGCGTGTCCATGCCGGATATCGATATCGACTTCTGCATGAACCGTCGCGGCGAGGTCATCGAATACGTTCGCTCGAAATATGGCACCGATCAGGTCGCGCAGATTATCACCTTCAACACAATGGCCGCCAAGGCCGCCATCAAAGACGTAGGCCGCGCACTCGAGATGCCCTACGGAGAAGTCGATCGCATCGCCAAGATGATTCCGGCAACCATCGGCATCACCATCGATCAGGCGCTCGCCGACAAAGGCCCGCTCTCACAAGCCTACGAGGCCGACCCCAAGATCAAAGAGCTGATCGACACCGCCATGCGTCTCGAAGGCCTCGTACGCGGAGCAGGAGTCCACGCCGCTGGCGTTGTCATCGCACCCAAGCCGCTTACCGAGCTGGTCCCCGTCACGCGCACCAAAGACGAAGCCATGGTCACGGCCTATGACATGAAGGCCGTCGAGAAGATGGGCCTGCTCAAGATGGACTTCCTCGGTCTGACGACGCTCACCGTCATCGACGACTGCTTGAAGCTTATCAAGCAGACGACCGGCGAAGAGATCGACATGGCGAAGATCCCGCTCGACGATGCGAAGACCTACGAGCAGGTCTTCCATAAGGCGCTCACCTCCGGCGTCTTCCAGTTTGAATCCGGCGGCATGCGCGACGTGCTGCGCCGCTACAAGCCAACTACCGTCGAAGACCTCACCGCTCTCAATGCGCTCTATCGTCCCGGCCCGATTCAGGGCGGCATGATCGACGACTTCATCGAGCGTAAGTGGGGACGCCGCGCCGTAGAATACATGTTCCCCGAGCTGGAACCGATCCTCAAAGAGACGCTCGGCGTCATCGTCTACCAGGAGCAGGTCATGCAGATCAGCTCCGCCATCGGTGGCTACTCGCTCGGCGGAGCCGACCTGCTGCGTCGAGCGATGGGTAAAAAGATTGCCGAAGAGATGGCCAAGCAGCGCGACTTGTTCATGAAGGGAGCCGTCGAAAAGAAGTTCCCCAAGGACAAGGCCGGTCAGCTCTTCGACCTGATGGAACAGTTCGCAGGATACGGCTTCAACAAATCGCATTCGGCGGCATACGCGCTGCTCGCGTATCACACCGCGTGGCTCAAGACACACTATCCGGTTGAGTTTATGGCCGCACTGCTTACCAGTGAAACCTCGAAGCCCGAAAACGTCGTGAAGTACATCGGCGAGTGCCGCGAGATGAACATCCCTGTCGTTCCTCCGGATGTCCAACGCTCTGATGCCAACTTCACACCGCTGATTACAGAAAACGGCAAGGCAATCGGCTTCGGTCTCGCTGCCATCAAGAACGTCGGCCACAATGCCATCCTCTCCATTCTCGAAGCCCGCTCTGCACTACGCGAAGAAGGCAGGCAAGGCTTCGCCAGCCTGTGGGAGTTCTGCGAGAAAGTCGACCTGAGCCGCCTGAACAAGCGCGTGCTCGAGTCGCTCATCAAGGCCGGAGCGATGGATACCTTTGGGAATCGCGCGCAAACCACCGCTGCGCTCGACTCCGCCATGGAGCGCGCACAGAAAGCGCAGCGCGACGCCGCAGCCGGACAACACGGCCTCTTCGGCATCTTCGACTCCGATATCTCTGCCTCCGGCAAATCAGCCGACGCACTGCCCAATGTTCCCGAATGGGACGAGCACACACGCCTGCAGAACGAAAAAGAAGTCCTCGGCTTCTTCGTCTCCGGCCATCCCATGGACAAGTACCGCGAAAAGCTGCGCAACATCAAGGTCGTTGACACGGCCACCGCCGTCGAAATGAAACCCGAGCCGCAGGTCTTCCGCCGCGGTCGCGACGAATCCCCTCAGAACGAGATTCAGATTGCAGGTGTCATCACCGGCCTCAAAGTCGCCAAGTCCAAGCGCTCCGGCGAGCTCTACGCACAGGCCGCGCTCGAAGACACTACAGGCAAGATCGAACTCATCGCCTTCCCGCAGTCTTACGAAAAACTCGCCGAGAAGCTCAAGATCGAAGTCCCGGTCCTCATCCGTGGCGTACTCCGCGGCGAAGAGGATTCAGCGCCCAAGCTGGCCATCTCCTCCATTCAGGCGCTTGAAGACGTCAAGATCAAGCTGCCCGAAGCCCTGCGCATCAAGGTTCCGTTGCACAATCCTGACTCTGCGCTGCTCGAAAAACTTCATGCCATCCTGGTGGCCGCTCCCGGCAAGGGCAAACTCTTACTCGATCTCGAAGAACCCGGCGAGTTCTGCGCCGTGCTCGAACCTGCCGACGTCATGGTCGCGGCAGATCGCCTCTTCATCGACCGTGTCGAAGAACTGGTCGGGCAGGGAAGCGTACGGGTTATCGAATGA